A single window of Cellulomonas sp. NTE-D12 DNA harbors:
- a CDS encoding SIS domain-containing protein, with the protein MTSTTTLRQQGVATPAAGAGAGSAAGGRTAAGGAGAPHPRTGARSDASGSTAAEPAGERAVGHGPDSPDERFAQRLAGRPSAEVLIRRVVGQETAHLPVALAAVVEQGSLPQAAALVVAARRRYVAGTAKSLAYATLLAADLSVGLSHVHLVDDATVRALDVLAEVAPTDVLVAFSFRRYRRETVALARAFVAAGGTLVAITDDVDAPLASIAHQTVVVTTDSASFADSPTAVVAVSHLLATLAAASAKGARRRIAARDELAADLDLYL; encoded by the coding sequence ATGACCAGCACGACGACGCTGCGGCAGCAGGGCGTCGCGACCCCGGCCGCGGGCGCCGGGGCGGGTTCCGCCGCCGGCGGGCGGACGGCTGCCGGTGGCGCGGGGGCGCCGCACCCGCGGACCGGGGCACGGTCGGACGCGTCCGGGTCGACCGCGGCCGAGCCCGCCGGGGAACGCGCCGTCGGGCACGGGCCGGACAGCCCCGACGAGCGCTTCGCGCAGCGGCTGGCCGGCCGCCCCTCGGCCGAGGTGCTGATCCGGCGGGTGGTCGGCCAGGAGACGGCGCACCTGCCCGTCGCGCTCGCCGCCGTGGTCGAGCAGGGTTCGCTGCCGCAGGCCGCCGCGCTCGTCGTCGCCGCTCGTCGCCGGTACGTCGCGGGGACCGCCAAGTCGCTGGCCTACGCGACGCTGCTCGCGGCGGACCTGTCCGTCGGGCTGTCGCACGTGCACCTGGTGGACGACGCGACCGTGCGCGCCCTCGACGTGCTCGCCGAGGTGGCTCCGACCGACGTGCTGGTGGCGTTCTCCTTCCGCCGGTACCGCCGCGAGACCGTGGCGCTGGCCAGGGCGTTCGTCGCCGCGGGCGGCACGCTGGTCGCCATCACGGACGACGTGGACGCGCCGCTGGCCTCGATCGCCCACCAGACCGTCGTGGTGACCACCGACTCCGCGTCCTTCGCCGACTCGCCCACCGCCGTCGTCGCCGTGTCGCACCTGCTCGCGACCCTCGCGGCGGCCTCCGCCAAGGGGGCCCGCCGCCGGATCGCCGCCCGCGACGAGCTAGCCGCAGACCTGGACCTCTACCTGTAG
- a CDS encoding GNAT family N-acetyltransferase: MPASVPDDDGLLVTGMSDPVLLQEAAQLYREVFGYTDPAHGVNPRLLSALAANGGSVVGVLTPDGHVVAFAYGFPGVDRDGTAYHYSQAAVVHASAQGRGLGRRLKREQARIALEHGARHMRWAYDPAIARNAHFNLDVLGARARWFHPDFYGPESDRLVVEWDVTDTTPTTAGVGHTDPPPPAVSAEGRHWGVPVRADGSVYLPLPARIGELAAADPAAAATVRARLREALGALIDEGRVAVSCRRLDVATSVYRFERES, encoded by the coding sequence GTGCCTGCCAGCGTGCCGGACGACGACGGGCTGCTGGTCACCGGCATGTCCGACCCGGTGCTGCTGCAGGAGGCCGCCCAGCTGTACCGGGAGGTGTTCGGGTACACCGACCCGGCGCACGGCGTGAACCCCCGGCTGCTGTCGGCACTGGCAGCGAACGGCGGGTCGGTGGTCGGCGTCCTCACCCCGGACGGTCACGTGGTCGCGTTCGCGTACGGGTTCCCGGGCGTCGACCGGGACGGCACGGCCTACCACTACTCGCAGGCGGCGGTGGTGCACGCCTCCGCGCAGGGCCGGGGGCTCGGCCGTCGCCTCAAGCGGGAGCAGGCGCGCATCGCGCTCGAGCACGGCGCCCGGCACATGCGCTGGGCGTACGACCCGGCGATCGCGCGCAACGCCCACTTCAACCTCGACGTGCTCGGCGCCCGGGCGCGCTGGTTCCACCCGGACTTCTACGGGCCCGAGTCGGACCGGCTGGTGGTCGAGTGGGACGTCACCGACACGACGCCGACCACCGCCGGCGTGGGCCACACCGACCCGCCGCCGCCGGCCGTCTCCGCCGAGGGGCGGCACTGGGGGGTGCCGGTGCGGGCCGACGGGTCGGTGTACCTTCCCCTCCCGGCGCGCATCGGCGAGCTGGCCGCGGCCGACCCCGCCGCGGCGGCCACGGTGCGGGCGCGGCTGCGCGAGGCGCTGGGGGCGCTGATCGACGAGGGCCGCGTCGCCGTGTCGTGCCGCCGGCTCGACGTGGCGACCAGCGTGTACCGGTTCGAGAGGGAGAGCTGA
- a CDS encoding M20/M25/M40 family metallo-hydrolase has translation MTTDLGAALRDATLASADADLERLVAYARHETPTGDRDAIDAFADTVATDAVALGATARRLPLPHGDALLVEHPGSGARADLRPALLLGHLDTVHPVGSLAGAVPLHTAGELLHGPGVHDMKGGLVVVLAAWAALAAVGAPARAVRLLLTPDEEIGSPSSGHLVTAQAGQVAYALGLEPPHRDGALKTSRRGSTRWRLQVTGRAAHAALDPESGVNAIDELVDQLLVLRAVAAEHPDVLVNVGTVDGGGRTNVVPDAAEAEVGLRFVDAATETVVLDRLATLRPVRDGAVVAPRVVSRRPAWGPSTATERLLEAVAEAGRTVGQDVVGRPAAGAADTNLSGAAGIPSLDGFGPVGGGAHAAHEHVLIASLAQRAALLAAVLATA, from the coding sequence ATGACCACCGACCTCGGTGCCGCCCTGCGCGACGCCACGCTGGCGTCCGCCGACGCCGACCTGGAACGCCTCGTCGCCTACGCCCGTCACGAGACGCCCACCGGCGACCGCGACGCGATCGACGCCTTCGCCGACACGGTGGCCACCGACGCCGTCGCCCTCGGCGCGACCGCCCGGCGGCTGCCGCTGCCGCACGGCGACGCCCTGCTGGTGGAGCACCCCGGCAGCGGCGCCCGTGCCGACCTGCGTCCCGCCCTGCTGCTGGGGCACCTGGACACCGTGCACCCGGTCGGCTCGCTGGCCGGTGCCGTCCCGCTGCACACCGCGGGCGAGCTGCTGCACGGGCCGGGCGTGCACGACATGAAGGGCGGCCTGGTGGTGGTGCTCGCCGCCTGGGCGGCCCTGGCGGCGGTCGGTGCGCCCGCCCGCGCGGTGCGCCTGCTGCTCACGCCCGACGAGGAGATCGGCTCCCCCAGCTCGGGACACCTGGTCACCGCCCAAGCCGGTCAGGTCGCCTACGCGCTGGGCCTCGAGCCGCCGCACCGGGACGGCGCCCTGAAGACGTCCCGCCGCGGGTCGACGCGGTGGCGGCTGCAGGTGACCGGCCGTGCCGCGCACGCCGCGCTCGACCCGGAGTCCGGGGTGAACGCGATCGACGAGCTGGTGGACCAGCTGCTGGTGCTGCGTGCCGTGGCGGCGGAGCATCCGGACGTGCTGGTCAACGTCGGCACGGTGGACGGCGGTGGGCGCACCAACGTCGTGCCGGATGCCGCCGAGGCGGAGGTGGGGCTGCGGTTCGTCGACGCCGCCACCGAGACGGTGGTGCTCGACCGGTTGGCGACGCTCCGGCCGGTGCGGGACGGGGCTGTGGTCGCCCCACGGGTCGTGTCCCGACGGCCGGCCTGGGGTCCCAGCACCGCCACGGAGCGGCTGCTCGAGGCGGTGGCCGAGGCGGGGCGGACGGTCGGTCAGGACGTCGTCGGCCGCCCGGCCGCCGGTGCCGCCGACACCAACCTCTCGGGCGCCGCGGGCATCCCGTCGCTGGACGGCTTCGGTCCGGTGGGAGGCGGCGCCCATGCCGCCCACGAGCACGTGCTGATCGCGTCCCTGGCGCAGCGCGCCGCCCTGCTGGCGGCGGTCCTCGCGACCGCCTGA
- a CDS encoding TIGR04053 family radical SAM/SPASM domain-containing protein codes for MAVTRVVRTVRHDPADRPLLVIWEATRACALSCVHCRAEAHPARDPRELDTDEATELMRQVASFGKPSPIFIITGGDCFERPDLFELVRRGRELGLSMAVSPSGTAKLDRAALIGLQEAGVTAMSLSLDGATAAVHDGFRRVPGTFDRTVSAWETARELGLKVQVNSTMSSRTVHELPDLARLVREHGAMTWSAFMLVPMGRGVDLGVLSPQQAEDVMNYLYDLGPYVPVKTTEGHHFRRVNLQRHVLEQRGVDHVSALGLGDLYRELTERTAAFGWGDGDRNRRPPVNVNAGYGFVFVSHTGTVHPSGFLPVSAGDVREQPLPKIYRTSPLFTGLRDEHRLTGRCGDCEFGRVCGGSRSRAYATSGDPYAEDPLCGYQPGSFPFADDVTALLAS; via the coding sequence ATGGCCGTCACCCGCGTGGTCCGCACCGTCCGGCACGATCCTGCGGACCGGCCCCTGCTGGTCATCTGGGAGGCCACGCGCGCCTGCGCCCTGTCCTGCGTGCACTGCCGCGCGGAGGCCCACCCGGCCCGTGACCCGCGCGAGCTCGACACCGACGAGGCCACCGAGCTGATGCGCCAGGTCGCGTCCTTCGGCAAGCCGTCGCCGATCTTCATCATCACCGGCGGCGACTGCTTCGAGCGGCCGGACCTCTTCGAGCTGGTGCGCCGCGGCCGCGAGCTGGGCCTCTCGATGGCGGTGTCACCGTCCGGCACGGCCAAGCTGGACCGGGCCGCGCTGATCGGGCTGCAGGAGGCGGGCGTCACCGCGATGTCGCTGTCGCTGGACGGGGCGACGGCGGCGGTGCACGACGGGTTCCGCCGGGTGCCCGGCACCTTCGACCGGACGGTGTCGGCCTGGGAGACGGCCCGCGAGCTAGGGCTGAAGGTGCAGGTCAACTCGACGATGTCGAGCCGCACCGTGCACGAGCTGCCGGACCTGGCCCGGCTGGTCCGCGAGCACGGCGCCATGACGTGGAGCGCGTTCATGCTGGTGCCGATGGGCCGCGGCGTGGACCTCGGGGTGCTCAGCCCGCAGCAGGCCGAGGACGTCATGAACTACCTGTACGACCTGGGGCCGTACGTGCCGGTCAAGACGACCGAGGGCCACCACTTCCGCCGCGTCAACCTGCAGCGCCACGTGCTCGAGCAGAGGGGGGTCGACCACGTGAGCGCGCTGGGCCTCGGGGACCTGTACCGGGAGCTGACCGAGCGCACCGCGGCGTTCGGCTGGGGCGACGGCGACCGCAACCGCCGCCCGCCGGTGAACGTGAACGCCGGGTACGGGTTCGTGTTCGTCTCGCACACCGGCACCGTGCACCCGTCGGGCTTCCTGCCCGTCTCGGCCGGCGACGTGCGCGAGCAGCCCCTGCCGAAGATCTACCGCACGTCCCCCCTGTTCACCGGCCTGCGCGACGAGCACCGCCTGACCGGCCGGTGCGGCGACTGCGAGTTCGGCCGGGTGTGCGGCGGCTCCCGGTCCCGGGCCTACGCCACGTCCGGCGACCCCTACGCCGAGGACCCGCTGTGCGGGTACCAGCCGGGCAGCTTCCCGTTCGCGGACGACGTCACCGCGCTGCTGGCATCGTGA
- the nrdI gene encoding class Ib ribonucleoside-diphosphate reductase assembly flavoprotein NrdI, with the protein MRQTPVYYYSSASGLVRSFAERLGRPVFNLAEREHRRSRVDGPWVLLTPSYKTGNEANDTIPEGVHRFLNDEHNRRLMVGVMGSGNRNFGRYYQMAARQIAEQSGRPMLFEFELAGTPWDVEECRHLLEDLDVALAARHDGQPEERPTGD; encoded by the coding sequence GTGCGGCAGACGCCCGTCTACTACTACTCGTCGGCCTCCGGCCTGGTCCGTTCCTTCGCCGAGCGTCTGGGCCGCCCGGTGTTCAACCTCGCCGAGCGCGAGCACCGCCGGTCGCGGGTCGACGGTCCGTGGGTGCTGCTCACGCCGAGCTACAAGACGGGCAACGAGGCGAACGACACCATCCCCGAGGGCGTGCACCGCTTCCTCAACGACGAGCACAACCGCCGGCTGATGGTGGGCGTGATGGGGTCCGGCAACCGCAACTTCGGCCGGTACTACCAGATGGCCGCCCGCCAGATCGCGGAACAGTCCGGCCGGCCGATGCTGTTCGAGTTCGAGCTGGCCGGCACGCCGTGGGACGTCGAGGAGTGCCGCCACCTCCTCGAGGACCTCGACGTGGCGCTCGCGGCCCGCCACGATGGGCAGCCCGAGGAGCGACCGACCGGGGACTGA
- a CDS encoding CoA transferase produces the protein MTTSRPAASHPAGSGATGTSTGMLADAWHSLSGDPQLLPLVHVTGENTDLLSSTTACTAAMVAAVAAATLAASALGAARTGRPAGSVVVDAEHVAVAARSERYALLEGTAPPDTLFAPLSRFWRTRDGWLRLHTNYPWHRDRALQVLGCADDRDAVAVAVAERSGEELEEALAAAGALGFAVRTREQWAEHPQGRAVAALPLATSRAANGPSRPPAPARDGTALLHGIRVLDLTRVIAGPVATRTLAAWGADVLRVDSPHLPEIAAQALDTLPGKRSTLLDLAAVGDRQRFEELLALADVVVHGYRPGALDRYGLSSAELAERHPHLSVVQVSAWGPDGPWAGRRGFDSLVQCPTGIAAAEGHDGPARSPAGAGAGPRHGLPRGGRRGAVADRGGPG, from the coding sequence ATGACCACGTCCCGCCCTGCGGCCTCGCATCCCGCGGGGAGCGGTGCGACCGGCACCAGCACCGGCATGCTGGCCGACGCGTGGCACTCGCTGTCCGGTGACCCGCAGCTGCTGCCGCTGGTGCACGTGACCGGAGAGAACACCGACCTGCTCTCGTCCACCACGGCCTGCACGGCCGCGATGGTGGCCGCGGTGGCGGCCGCCACCCTCGCCGCCTCGGCTCTGGGCGCTGCGCGCACCGGCAGGCCGGCCGGGTCCGTCGTCGTCGACGCCGAGCACGTCGCCGTGGCGGCCCGCAGCGAGCGGTACGCGCTCCTCGAGGGGACCGCACCTCCGGACACCCTGTTCGCGCCCCTGTCCCGGTTCTGGCGCACCCGCGACGGCTGGCTGCGCCTGCACACCAACTACCCGTGGCACCGGGACCGTGCGCTGCAGGTCCTGGGCTGCGCCGACGACCGCGACGCCGTGGCGGTCGCCGTGGCGGAACGGTCCGGGGAGGAGCTCGAGGAGGCCCTCGCTGCGGCGGGTGCGCTCGGCTTCGCCGTCCGGACGCGCGAGCAGTGGGCCGAGCACCCCCAGGGACGCGCCGTCGCGGCGCTGCCGCTCGCGACGTCCCGGGCCGCGAACGGTCCGTCCCGCCCACCCGCGCCGGCCCGCGACGGCACCGCCCTGCTGCACGGCATCCGGGTGCTGGACCTCACCCGCGTGATCGCCGGCCCCGTCGCGACCCGCACGCTCGCGGCATGGGGTGCCGACGTGCTGCGCGTCGACAGCCCGCACCTGCCGGAGATCGCCGCGCAGGCGCTCGACACGCTCCCGGGCAAGCGCAGCACCCTGCTCGACCTGGCGGCCGTGGGCGACCGCCAGCGGTTCGAGGAGCTGCTCGCCCTCGCCGACGTGGTGGTGCACGGGTACCGCCCGGGTGCGCTGGACCGGTACGGCCTCTCGTCCGCCGAGCTGGCGGAACGGCACCCGCACCTGTCCGTCGTCCAGGTGTCCGCGTGGGGGCCCGACGGCCCGTGGGCGGGACGACGAGGCTTCGACTCGCTGGTCCAGTGCCCCACCGGCATCGCCGCCGCCGAGGGGCACGACGGCCCGGCCCGCAGCCCTGCCGGCGCAGGTGCTGGACCACGCCACGGGCTACCTCGCGGCGGCCGCCGCGGCGCTGTCGCTGACCGGGGTGGTCCGGGGTGA
- a CDS encoding alpha/beta fold hydrolase has product MNEERPAPHIYDMTGFRVREHRIEVPVDWDDPHRFGAIEVFAREIVDPVRAGEDLPLLLFLQGGPGGAGPRPMPAGGWWLTALRTHRVVLLDQRGTGRSSRVDGRVISGFDDAATAADYLSCFRQDSIVLDAEHLRRTVFGGRRWSTLGQSYGGFLTLAYLSRHAHALDACYVTGGLPGVEATAEEVYARTYPRQLARCSELARTFPGDVQVLDRVADEVADGGVRLPDGSTLSVQRLQMLGMPLGMSTGVDDLHWLLDTALDADGRVSAAFAAEVAHRTSFDSNPLYAVLQEVIYHQGRRAGGWAAAAEQAQHPEYAPDQRPLQLTGEAILPFMYDEIPALRPFKAVAEELASRTHWPRLYDPEVLAANEVPVAAVQYFDDPYVDLDLALGTAAGMGNTQVWVTNEYLHDGLRVHGDTILPRLIDLAGGRWTVTGR; this is encoded by the coding sequence GTGAACGAGGAGCGTCCGGCACCCCACATCTACGACATGACCGGGTTTCGCGTCCGTGAGCACCGCATCGAGGTGCCGGTCGACTGGGACGACCCGCACCGGTTCGGGGCCATCGAGGTGTTCGCCCGGGAGATCGTCGACCCGGTGCGCGCCGGCGAGGACCTGCCGCTGCTGCTGTTCCTGCAGGGCGGTCCCGGCGGGGCGGGCCCGCGGCCGATGCCGGCGGGCGGCTGGTGGCTGACCGCCCTGCGCACCCACCGCGTGGTGCTGCTGGACCAGCGCGGCACCGGGCGCTCGTCGCGGGTGGACGGCCGGGTGATCAGCGGGTTCGACGACGCCGCGACCGCCGCCGACTACCTCAGCTGCTTCCGGCAGGACTCGATCGTGCTCGACGCGGAGCACCTGCGGCGCACGGTGTTCGGCGGCCGCCGGTGGTCGACGCTCGGCCAGTCGTACGGCGGGTTCCTCACGCTGGCGTACCTGTCCCGGCACGCCCACGCGCTCGACGCCTGCTACGTCACCGGCGGCCTGCCGGGCGTCGAGGCCACGGCGGAGGAGGTGTACGCCCGCACCTACCCGCGGCAGCTGGCCCGGTGCTCGGAGCTGGCGCGCACCTTCCCCGGTGACGTGCAGGTGCTGGACCGGGTGGCCGACGAGGTCGCGGACGGCGGTGTGCGGCTGCCGGACGGGTCGACGCTGAGCGTGCAGCGGCTGCAGATGCTCGGCATGCCGCTGGGCATGAGCACCGGGGTCGACGACCTGCACTGGCTGCTGGACACGGCGCTGGACGCCGACGGACGGGTCTCGGCGGCGTTCGCCGCCGAGGTGGCGCACCGGACGTCCTTCGACAGCAACCCGCTGTACGCGGTGCTGCAGGAGGTGATCTACCACCAGGGCCGCCGGGCGGGCGGCTGGGCGGCCGCCGCCGAGCAGGCGCAGCACCCGGAGTACGCGCCCGACCAGCGCCCCCTGCAGCTGACCGGCGAGGCGATCCTGCCGTTCATGTACGACGAGATCCCGGCGCTGCGCCCGTTCAAGGCGGTGGCCGAGGAGCTGGCCTCCCGGACCCACTGGCCGCGCCTGTACGACCCGGAGGTGCTGGCCGCCAACGAGGTGCCGGTCGCCGCGGTGCAGTACTTCGACGACCCCTACGTGGACCTGGACCTGGCCCTCGGCACCGCGGCGGGGATGGGCAACACGCAGGTGTGGGTGACCAACGAGTACCTGCACGACGGGCTGCGGGTGCACGGCGACACGATCCTGCCGCGGCTGATCGACCTGGCCGGCGGCCGGTGGACGGTCACCGGTCGCTGA
- a CDS encoding nitroreductase family deazaflavin-dependent oxidoreductase: MADEDIHRMIDTPAARQAALYERTDGREGNTMKGLPIVVVTNTGARTGAVHKTPVMRVEHNGRYAVVASKGGAPQHPRWYHNLVKHPEVQLQDGPHRRTYLAHEASGAEREEWWARAVQAFPDYAAYQKRTERQIPVFVLVPTSDD, from the coding sequence ATGGCAGACGAGGACATCCACCGCATGATCGACACCCCTGCCGCCCGACAGGCCGCCCTCTACGAGAGGACCGACGGCCGCGAGGGCAACACGATGAAGGGCCTGCCCATCGTCGTCGTCACCAACACCGGCGCCCGCACGGGAGCCGTCCACAAGACCCCCGTGATGCGCGTCGAGCACAACGGCCGCTACGCCGTGGTCGCCTCGAAGGGCGGGGCGCCGCAGCACCCCCGGTGGTACCACAACCTGGTGAAGCACCCGGAGGTGCAGCTCCAGGACGGTCCGCACCGCCGCACGTACCTGGCGCACGAGGCGTCCGGTGCCGAGCGGGAGGAGTGGTGGGCGCGGGCGGTCCAGGCGTTCCCGGACTACGCCGCGTACCAGAAGCGGACCGAGCGGCAGATCCCGGTCTTCGTCCTGGTGCCGACCTCGGACGACTGA
- a CDS encoding TetR/AcrR family transcriptional regulator: MAHQHQLPAERRAERQAEHQPHRHVHHPEDGGLSPSPACERGFEAVSVAEIARAADVSEATVFNYFTTKEDLVYHGMEAFEQELLDAVRTRPRGTSVLDAFAAFVTTPRGLLATDDPEAQQALLAISRVIATSPALLARERQILARYTDSLAGVLAAETGAGPDDLRPRLAARTLIGLHAVLLDYVRSRLVDDDPDVRRLARDVRREGERAVALLRTGLGDYPSP; this comes from the coding sequence GTGGCGCACCAGCATCAGCTGCCTGCTGAGCGGCGTGCGGAACGGCAGGCCGAGCACCAGCCGCATCGGCACGTTCACCACCCGGAAGACGGCGGCCTGTCGCCGTCGCCGGCGTGCGAGCGCGGCTTCGAGGCGGTGAGCGTGGCGGAGATCGCCCGGGCGGCGGACGTCTCCGAGGCGACGGTGTTCAACTACTTCACCACCAAGGAAGACCTCGTCTACCACGGCATGGAGGCGTTCGAGCAGGAGCTGCTCGACGCCGTCCGCACCCGTCCTCGCGGCACGTCCGTGCTGGACGCCTTCGCTGCGTTCGTCACCACGCCGCGCGGGCTGCTCGCCACCGACGACCCCGAGGCGCAGCAGGCGCTGCTCGCCATCTCACGCGTCATCGCCACGAGCCCGGCGCTGCTGGCCCGCGAGCGGCAGATCCTCGCCCGCTACACCGACTCGCTGGCCGGGGTGCTGGCGGCGGAGACGGGCGCCGGTCCCGACGACCTGCGCCCGCGGCTCGCGGCGCGCACCCTGATCGGGCTCCATGCCGTGCTGCTCGACTACGTGCGCAGCCGGCTGGTCGACGACGACCCGGACGTGCGCCGCCTCGCCCGGGACGTGCGGCGCGAAGGGGAGCGGGCCGTCGCGCTGCTGCGGACGGGGCTCGGCGACTACCCGTCGCCGTGA
- a CDS encoding MIP/aquaporin family protein → MGDYTLWTRLVAEFLGTAILIILGNGSVANVHLTGSKGYRAGWSLIAMGYGFGVMIPALMFGKVSGNHINPAFTLGLAVWGLFPWSQVPAYIGAQLLGAMAGQLAIVATHKPYYDRTTDPDDILGTFSTINAVRSRSNGFANELLGSFVLFFCALAIVKSPFATNEPGVSHMALGFLVWALVAGLGGPTGPALNPARDLGPRIVHQLLPLKHKGGSDWGYAWVPVVAPIVAGVIGVGAWKALLG, encoded by the coding sequence ATGGGCGACTACACGCTGTGGACCCGGCTGGTCGCGGAGTTCCTCGGGACGGCGATCCTCATCATCCTGGGCAACGGCTCGGTGGCGAACGTGCACCTCACGGGCTCGAAGGGGTACCGCGCCGGCTGGAGCCTGATCGCCATGGGCTACGGGTTCGGCGTCATGATCCCGGCCCTGATGTTCGGCAAGGTGAGCGGCAACCACATCAACCCGGCGTTCACCCTCGGCCTGGCGGTGTGGGGGCTGTTCCCGTGGTCGCAGGTGCCCGCGTACATCGGCGCGCAGCTGCTCGGCGCGATGGCCGGTCAGCTGGCCATCGTCGCCACCCACAAGCCGTACTACGACCGCACCACCGACCCGGACGACATCCTGGGGACGTTCTCCACGATCAACGCGGTGCGCAGCCGGTCCAACGGGTTCGCCAACGAGCTGCTCGGCTCGTTCGTGCTGTTCTTCTGCGCGCTGGCGATCGTCAAGTCACCGTTCGCGACGAACGAGCCCGGCGTGTCCCACATGGCGCTCGGGTTCCTGGTGTGGGCGCTGGTCGCAGGCCTCGGCGGCCCCACGGGCCCCGCGCTGAACCCGGCGCGTGACCTCGGGCCGCGCATCGTGCACCAGCTGCTGCCGCTGAAGCACAAGGGCGGCTCGGACTGGGGGTACGCCTGGGTGCCGGTGGTGGCGCCGATCGTCGCCGGCGTGATCGGCGTGGGGGCGTGGAAGGCGCTGCTCGGCTGA
- a CDS encoding YdeI/OmpD-associated family protein: MAGMKDAPRVAVSSAAQLRAWLVENHASSSGVWLVRPRPGPDRDAPTYDELIEELLAFGWIDGQYAPIDADTSMLWITHRKPRSGWSRLSKERVARVQEAGRMTPAGAAVIEAAQADGSWALLDDVEALVVPPDLEAALAARPGAREHWDGFGPGARKVVLTWIVTARRPDTRAARVEEAARSAEQGVPARR, translated from the coding sequence ATGGCCGGTATGAAGGACGCGCCCCGGGTCGCCGTCAGCTCCGCGGCGCAGCTGCGCGCCTGGCTCGTCGAGAACCACGCCTCGTCGTCCGGCGTGTGGCTGGTGCGGCCGCGACCCGGTCCCGACCGCGACGCCCCGACCTACGACGAGCTGATCGAGGAGCTGCTCGCGTTCGGCTGGATCGACGGCCAGTACGCGCCGATCGACGCGGACACCTCGATGCTGTGGATCACCCACCGGAAGCCGCGCAGCGGCTGGTCGCGGCTGTCCAAGGAGCGGGTGGCGCGGGTTCAGGAGGCGGGTCGCATGACGCCCGCCGGTGCCGCGGTGATCGAGGCGGCGCAGGCCGACGGGTCCTGGGCGCTGCTGGACGACGTCGAGGCGCTCGTCGTCCCGCCCGATCTCGAGGCCGCGCTCGCCGCGCGCCCGGGCGCACGGGAGCACTGGGACGGGTTCGGTCCGGGCGCGCGCAAGGTGGTGCTCACCTGGATCGTGACGGCACGGCGCCCGGACACGCGCGCGGCGCGGGTGGAGGAGGCGGCCCGCTCGGCCGAGCAGGGCGTCCCGGCGCGGCGCTGA
- a CDS encoding HNH endonuclease family protein yields the protein MTRRPAPRRVVVWTAVLVACGGFGAGVPVWTDARSAARYPVTADDLAAARAALGALPVRPPSSSSGYSREQFGQAWADVDRNGCDTRNDVLRRDLTDVTLKPGTSDCVVLSGTLADPYTGSVVRFERGAGSTAVQIDHLVALSDAWRTGAQSWPASRREQLANDPANLLAVDGRTNQDKGDGDAATWLPPEHGYRCVYVMRQVRVKAAYGLWVTAAERDAIDHQLDRCVVVRRS from the coding sequence GTGACCCGTCGCCCGGCGCCGCGACGGGTGGTCGTCTGGACGGCCGTGCTCGTCGCGTGCGGCGGGTTCGGCGCCGGCGTGCCGGTGTGGACCGATGCCCGGTCGGCCGCGCGGTACCCGGTGACCGCCGACGACCTCGCCGCGGCGCGGGCGGCGCTCGGGGCACTCCCGGTGCGGCCCCCGTCGTCGTCGTCCGGGTACAGCCGCGAGCAGTTCGGCCAGGCGTGGGCCGACGTCGACCGCAACGGCTGCGACACCCGCAACGACGTGCTGCGCCGGGACCTCACCGACGTGACGCTCAAGCCCGGGACCTCCGACTGCGTGGTCCTGTCGGGCACGCTGGCGGACCCGTACACCGGCTCGGTGGTCCGGTTCGAGCGCGGCGCGGGGTCGACGGCCGTGCAGATCGACCACCTCGTCGCACTCTCGGACGCCTGGCGCACCGGCGCGCAGTCGTGGCCGGCCAGCCGCCGGGAACAGCTCGCCAACGACCCGGCCAACCTGCTCGCGGTCGACGGGCGCACCAACCAGGACAAGGGCGACGGCGACGCCGCCACCTGGCTCCCGCCCGAGCACGGCTACCGGTGCGTGTACGTGATGCGACAGGTGCGGGTGAAGGCGGCCTACGGGCTGTGGGTCACCGCCGCCGAGCGCGACGCGATCGACCACCAGCTCGACCGGTGCGTCGTCGTGCGCCGGTCGTGA